The DNA segment aagtaaaaataATTGACCTATTGATCTATAAATAGAATTATATCCCGATTACACCAATTTTTATGCAAGGCTTTCATCTGTATTTTACGAACCCAGTTTCTATGAAATCAATCAAATCACCCAATCAAATCGGACAAAACCGACAAACACCAAAAGACTCCGACCCATATCTGATTCTTATGAACGTGTGTTGCTTTTTTCTCAAACCCCATTTCTTGTGCTACACTCCAAATTCCAAAGAAACCCATCAAACCCCAAAATTTTCCATTCCACCCAATTcattttcatctcaaaattttccCCTTTTCCCCCCAAATTTTCTGGGCAAACAAACAAAATTCATCTGCCCAACACCACTTCTACAATCAACCTCACTCACCCATTTCCATGGAATCTTTAAACCATttctttccatttccatttgATCCAAAAACAGGTTTCTCCATCTTTTGGTGCAAACCCCTTCATCGTTTAACCCTCACGATTGATCAGATAGCTCAGAATCCATCAATCTGTAAGCAAGTTCTTCTTACCCAACTTGCGAATCCAGATGGGTTTTTTCTGATTGTGATAATTAATGTGTGAAGAGGTTTACAAAAATTGAAGCAATGTGATGATTCTTGTTGTTGTGTTTTGTGTCTTCTGGATTTGAACTTTGGATCGCACTTTCGGTTTTATAATGATTTTCCCCACATTTTGGATTCAAATTTGGGGTCCCCAAAAGGTAAGAGATGATGATAATCCTGCAAATTTCTACCAAGGAAAAGGAAACTTTATAACTTTATGTGATTTTCTTGGAATTTTTGGCCTGCCAACAAgtcattattgttgttgtttgttcCACCCTCTGCCCATAACTTACAATCTCCATTGATTGGTCTGTGCTTTTTACTTTAGTATTCTGGTGGAATGGAATCTCTATGTtctgtttctttctttctttgtgCTGCATATACCTCAGTGTGTATTTGATACTTTTTTCCCCTATAAGATTTCTTAGAAGAATGCTCCAAATGCCTAACACTTTTCCATTGTGATTTGAAAGCTTGAATAATTGTGCCCGAATGGACCCAAATGACATTAAATATTTGTCCTTGGTGACTATACCcgaaaggaaagaataaaaattgattaaagcTACTTTATTCATATTCCTCTCTAATATTCCCAAGAAATGAACCCAGCCAGAATCATGAGAAATTGCTGTCTACAGGCCAAAGTTCTGAATAAGCTGGTTTTGATTCCAACTTTCTCTTTCTCTGCTCATGAGGAACTGCCTAGCTTTTCTACCTGTACAAGTCAAGTATGCTCAAGCAATAAAGATTGAGAAGGTTATTGAGGAAGCTCTAAATTGTAAGCCCCTTTTACTGGTGCATTTCTGGCATTTTATGTCCTCTTTTCTTCCTAGCTTTGCCCAAAATTACCTGCCACTTTCATATACAGTTTTTCTCTGATTTCTTTAAGATCATCCCCTCTTTGTTCTTTGAAGTACATGATCAGTTGCCTCCAGAACTTGATTTGGTTCAAATAATTCTAGGTAAGATTTAGCTTTTTTCCATTTGAGTTTGAGATAATTTCTGATGGAATAAATCAATAGTTCATAAGCTATTACTTTAGAGTTCAGTGACTAAAGAAGAGGAGATTTGTCATCTGATATGGTTGGAATCATTTGAATCTCTAATAACATAAACTGATCTGTGGATCTGCTCGTAACGGATTCTGAAACCCAATTAAACATCTTTCCCTTCTGTTTTCTAAGAAGcctttctccttttcttccctTTGAAGTTATTGGCAATGGGAATCAATTGGTGGCACCGTGGCATCTTATTTGTTTACCTACAAAACGTCTTGCTTCTGTACCACATGGCTAAAGAACCATGTTTATCCTTTGTCGCCTTTCTCATCTCTATTATTCAAATTTCTGTATACGTTTTAAGGAATATATGCAGCTTTAGAACTTGGCTTTTGAATCTGTTGGAAAATAGTCTATATACCTTTGCAATAATGTTGGTTCTAGTATCAGATTAAGAAGGGACCCACTGGTATTATTAGATTGCTTCTTTACCATTCACTATGGATTATGTATGAATTAAAGTAAATAAGATTTGTGTATGTGCAGGTCTAGATAAACATGAGAGAAGTGGCAGATAATGGTATGGATTTTCAAGTAGAAATAGATTCACTTCTCGGACTGGGTGAATCTGGGAAACTTATACCAAGCTCTCCTCGAGTGCTGTCAATTCTTTCCACTGTTTTCGAGAGGTCGATTCAGAAAAATGAAAAGTTATTGAAAAGACTCAAAAAGAAAGACAATGTTACAATTTTCCATGGTTCCCGAGCTCCCACCATGGGCATTGGACAATATATCGATCGCATCTTGAAGTACACATGTTGTGGCACTCCTTGCTTAGTTGTTGCCTACATATACATTGAAAGGTATCTTCAAAAGATGGATGCTTACCTAACTAATTTGAACATCCACCGCCTTCTGATCACCAGCATCATGGTTGCAGCAAAGTTTATCGATGCCGGGTGAGTTCTAATGTCGCTTAGTTAGCTCGCCTCATTGTAGTTTACTTGAGATGAAAAGATTTTGTGCTTGGTTAATATTCTACAGTTTAGTTTTTTCAGTTCACACCACACACTCTTTCAGTTGCCTTCCCCTCCATCCATTGAATTGAGATCATATGAAGAAGAACCCACAAGTTCAAGTTTATACAGCTGACATCTTTTTAGTGAAAAATGGTATAAATATATGATCAAGTCCCTCATGTTTGGttcatttttcaaatatgtCCACAATCTTATAAAGGTTTCTGATTTTCTGTTTTATTAACAAGTCTTTATTGGGACAAAAATGCTAAAATTTAGTGATGAAGAATCGATGTTGTGATGTCAAGAATATTTTAGCTGTTGAATCGAGAATATCCTTTTTAATTTGATGGAATAGACACTcactataaaattaaaaatttacccACGAATTGTGAATCTTATGGAAAGACACTCACAACGTCGCACATATACTATTAATAGTTACAATAGACTATTGATAGTCTATGGGTTACAATTGTCTATGTTTGGGGGACAAACTATTTTGGTATGagtttatgtttaaaaatgagGAGAGAGGATGGTTACAAAGTAGTAAATACTGTAGACGACGAGGGTTTTCAAATAGTTTTATTGTAGCTAAGTGTGAGTTATAATAATTGAGAATTTAGACTATTATGATGGGAGGTCCAAATATTGGGTGAGCTATAATAGCCTACTCCACCTAAGGCAAGTTGGGGGCCCAATTGCCCCCTTAAAGTTCAATAATACCAATGACTTGTGAAACTATCCTATGTGTAAAAGATAAAATTCTATACGAAGTATGGTGACACGAACACTGCCTGGAAAGATATCAACAACCAGAGAGTCTCATTTCGATGATGCTGAACGGATATCATTGCATCTCATCTGTCATATTTTGGGATGCCTAAAAATTTCCTCCCAATTTCTTAGattttataatataacaataCCTTATATTTACACACGACTTAATGTGTTATGATTCTATGCAGGTGCTATAACAATACTTTTTATGCCAAAGTTGGAGGAGTGAGCACAAAAGAGATGAATAGCTTGGAGATCGAATTTCTGTTCAATTTGGACTTCAGACTTCATGTCACTGCAGATATTTTCAGTAATCACTGTTTGCAGCTCCAAAAGGAAGCTCTTGGGGGGGAGAATCAAGTCGATCATCGAGCCGGTAACAAAACTCGAACTAAATGTTTACCTCAAATTACAGGCTATACTTGCAGTGCCATTTAAACACTCccaatgaaatttcattttcttaaatttcatGGTTACTTTAGTGTTCAATCTCTGGAGCTGTatgaaatattattataaagCTTCAATTTTTAGACTAAATCCAGAAAGTAAAAAAATTGTACTAGGAGGAGGATGGGAATGCAGAGATTCAATGAGAAATGTTTAAAGTGCACtggaaaatttttataattcaatAATGATCGTTAGATTTCAGATGATTGATTTGTTTTCCTTATGCTAGTTCTATGTGATGCTTATCTGAGAATTTGGTTTTTGGGTTCTCTCCAAAAAtttgcttattttattttattttatttattatttggtGACACCTTCCAAATAGAAAAGTTCTTGCTGCTTTTATAGGAGTTAAAGCAgttctgaatttttttttaacgattTCGAAcagaaaaattacaaatttcatatctataatttaaaaaataaaataatatttaaactctatgatttgataaaatatcatatatagtatatttgatttaataaaacTCTCATAGTTCTAAAggattttatcaaactataaggaCTAAGTTCTAACTTTTTCCAAACCACTAGATTAAATTTGCTATTATACCTTTCGAATCAactaattattagtttaaaacTTTTTGTAGAATCACAATGTTGTTTAATCttaattttacttttcaaattgaCTCCTTTAAAATTTGTTGACTTCCCTCTGTTTTccactagtttttttttattgttttgtattttttaactGCAGtcacattttactatatttaaaaatattttcgatattttttatttaaaataattatccaaaaaaaattgACCAAAAGTCACATTTTAAATGTTCGCTATGagcataaataaatataaacca comes from the Benincasa hispida cultivar B227 chromosome 5, ASM972705v1, whole genome shotgun sequence genome and includes:
- the LOC120077109 gene encoding cyclin-P3-1, whose translation is MREVADNGMDFQVEIDSLLGLGESGKLIPSSPRVLSILSTVFERSIQKNEKLLKRLKKKDNVTIFHGSRAPTMGIGQYIDRILKYTCCGTPCLVVAYIYIERYLQKMDAYLTNLNIHRLLITSIMVAAKFIDAGCYNNTFYAKVGGVSTKEMNSLEIEFLFNLDFRLHVTADIFSNHCLQLQKEALGGENQVDHRAGNKTRTKCLPQITGYTCSAI